From the Dama dama isolate Ldn47 chromosome 24, ASM3311817v1, whole genome shotgun sequence genome, one window contains:
- the LOC133045593 gene encoding cathelicidin-7-like, with protein METQRASLSLGRWSLWLLLLGLVRPSASAQAFSYRRAVLRAVDQFNEQSSEANLYRLLELDPPPEQDVEDHSARKPVSFRVKETICPRTSQQPLEQCDFRENGLVKQCVGTVTLYQSRGDSDITCNDIQSVGIFGQLLDKIQRGGRKILDKVKRIGQRIRDFFTD; from the exons ATGGAGACCCAGAGGGCCAGCCTCTCCCTGGGACGGTGGTCACTGTGGCTACTGCTGCTGGGACTGGTGCGACCCTCGGCCAGTGCCCAGGCCTTCAGCTACAGGAGAGCTGTGCTTCGCGCTGTGGATCAGTTCAATGAGCAGTCCTCAGAAGCTAATCTCTACCGCCTCCTGGAGCTAGACCCGCCTCCAGAGCAGGAT GTGGAGGACCACAGTGCTCGAAAGCCTGTGAGCTTCAGGGTGAAGGAGACCATATGCCCCAGGACGAGCCAGCAGCCCCTGGAACAGTGTGACTTCAGGGAGAATGGG CTGGTGAAACAGTGTGTGGGGACAGTCACCCTGTACCAGAGCAGGGGTGACTCCGACATCACCTGTAATGAT ATTCAGAGTGTGGGGATATTCGGCCAGCTGTTGGATAAAATCCAGAGAGGTGGGCGGAAAATCCTCGACAAAGTAAAGAGAATTGGGCAGAGAATCAGAGATTTCTTCACGGATTGA
- the LOC133045987 gene encoding cathelicidin-1-like, producing the protein METQRASLSLRHWALWLPLLGLVLPLASAQALSYREAVLRAVDQLNEQSSEPNIYRLLELDQPRQDDEDPDTPKRVSFRVKETVCSRTTQQPPEQCDFKENGLLKRCEGTVTLDQVRGNFDITCNNHQSIRITKQPWAPPQAARVCRIVVLRVCR; encoded by the exons ATGGAGACCCAGAGGGCCAGCCTCTCGCTGAGACACTGGGCACTGTGGCTACCGCTCCTGGGACTAGTGCTGCCCTTGGCCAGCGCCCAGGCCCTCAGCTACAGGGAGGCCGTGCTTCGTGCTGTGGATCAGCTCAATGAGCAATCCTCAGAACCTAATATTTACCGTCTTCTCGAGCTGGACCAGCCTCGTCAGGAT GATGAAGACCCAGACACCCCGAAGCGGGTGAGCTTCAGGGTGAAGGAGACCGTGTGTTCCAGGACCACCCAGCAGCCCCCGGAGCAGTGTGACTTCAAGGAGAATGGG CTGCTGAAACGGTGTGAGGGGACAGTCACCCTGGACCAGGTCAGGGGTAACTTTGACATCACCTGTAATAAT CACCAGAGCATCAGGATAACAAAGCAACCATGGGCGCCTCCACAAGCAGCCCGAGTATGTCGCATTGTCGTGTTAAGGGTTTGCAGATAA